One Leisingera sp. M658 genomic window carries:
- a CDS encoding malonyl-CoA decarboxylase, which produces MSLLAELLSTVFERRQRREAAAEPDGRPLEELASALVGSTGETSGLALAEEILTRFATLEDEGERTFFRQLATGMNIDPETVRKTLEAYEKNPSKATYRAFMEASEPRRQELIRRLNRVPNATGALVRMRADLLRLGRGEPELEALDLDFRHLFASWFNRGFLVLRPISWESPAHILEKIIAYEAVHAIGSWDDLRRRLEPTDRRCFAFFHPSMPDEPLIFVEVALTKGIPGSVQALLAEDREAMPAEDATTAVFYSISNCQAGLASISFGNSLIKQVASDLAAELSGLDTFVTLSPIPGLTKWLKQKGLAWDEENPEEMRATAARYLLTAKGKGGLPYDPVARFHLGNGAIVHAVHADADTSDKGRAQSGGAMVNYLYDLTKTAQNHEHFAATQQVVASAEVQSRAASASPQA; this is translated from the coding sequence ATGAGCCTCTTGGCTGAGCTCCTGTCCACGGTGTTCGAGCGGCGCCAGCGCCGCGAGGCCGCCGCGGAGCCGGACGGCCGCCCGCTGGAGGAGCTGGCCAGCGCGCTGGTCGGCTCCACCGGGGAAACCTCCGGCCTCGCCTTGGCCGAAGAGATCCTGACCCGCTTTGCAACGCTGGAGGACGAAGGCGAACGCACCTTTTTCCGCCAGCTCGCCACTGGCATGAACATCGACCCCGAAACCGTCCGCAAGACGCTGGAGGCCTACGAGAAGAACCCATCCAAGGCCACCTACCGCGCCTTCATGGAGGCTTCCGAGCCGCGCCGGCAGGAGCTAATCCGCCGTCTGAACCGGGTGCCCAATGCCACCGGCGCACTGGTGCGGATGCGGGCGGACCTGCTGCGACTGGGCCGGGGCGAGCCGGAGCTGGAGGCGCTGGATCTCGACTTCCGCCACCTGTTTGCTAGCTGGTTCAACCGTGGTTTCCTAGTGCTGCGCCCGATCAGCTGGGAGAGCCCGGCGCATATCCTGGAAAAAATCATCGCCTACGAGGCGGTGCATGCCATCGGCAGCTGGGATGACCTGCGCCGCAGGCTGGAGCCCACCGACCGGCGCTGCTTTGCCTTCTTCCACCCATCAATGCCGGACGAGCCGCTGATCTTTGTCGAGGTGGCCCTGACCAAGGGTATTCCCGGCTCGGTCCAGGCCCTATTGGCCGAAGATCGTGAGGCGATGCCCGCGGAAGACGCCACCACCGCTGTGTTCTATTCGATTTCCAACTGCCAGGCCGGGCTGGCCAGCATCTCTTTCGGCAACTCGCTGATCAAGCAGGTGGCCAGCGATCTGGCGGCCGAGCTGTCGGGGCTTGATACTTTCGTCACCCTCTCGCCCATCCCCGGACTGACCAAATGGCTGAAACAGAAGGGCCTCGCTTGGGATGAGGAAAACCCCGAGGAGATGCGCGCCACCGCCGCCCGCTACCTGCTGACGGCCAAGGGCAAGGGCGGGCTGCCCTATGACCCGGTCGCCCGCTTCCACCTGGGCAACGGCGCCATCGTGCATGCGGTCCACGCCGACGCGGATACCTCGGACAAAGGTCGCGCCCAGTCCGGCGGCGCCATGGTCAACTACCTCTACGACCTCACGAAAACCGCCCAAAACCACGAGCACTTCGCCGCCACCCAACAGGTTGTGGCCTCCGCCGAGGTGCAATCCCGTGCGGCATCCGCCAGCCCACAGGCTTAA
- a CDS encoding TRAP transporter large permease — protein MDPLLLGGIVALATILVLFSGVSVAIGLLIVSAGFLIIFDGPRSLELMPEILFGKLDNFALLSIPMFIIMGASIASTRAGADLYEVLERWLTRIPGGLVVSNLGACALFAAMSGSSPATCAAIGKMGIPEMRKRGYPDGVAAGSIAAGGTLGILIPPSVTMIVYGIATETSIGRLFLAGVIPGLMLVGLFMAWSLYSTWRSGDATRLGSGSYTWSQRFEILPRVLPFLAIILGVLYAMYGGIATPSETAAVGALLCLMIAMIIYKLWNPRDLWVVLRDSTKESVMILFIIAAAGVFSYMLSSLFITQAIAEWIGTLDVNRWVLMGAVNVFLLIAGFFLPPVAVILMAAPILLPIITTAGFDPIWFAVVLTINMEIGLISPPVGLNLYVINGIAPDISLKTILTGSLPFVACMVVAIVLLCLFPGLATWLPDLVMGAAL, from the coding sequence ATGGACCCGCTTCTGCTTGGCGGAATCGTGGCGCTGGCCACCATTCTCGTACTGTTCTCCGGCGTCTCCGTGGCCATTGGCCTGCTGATTGTCTCCGCCGGTTTCCTGATCATCTTTGACGGCCCCCGTTCGCTGGAGCTGATGCCGGAAATCCTGTTCGGCAAGCTCGACAACTTTGCCCTGCTGTCGATCCCGATGTTCATCATCATGGGGGCATCGATTGCCTCCACCCGGGCCGGCGCCGATCTCTATGAGGTGCTGGAACGCTGGCTGACCCGCATTCCCGGCGGGCTGGTGGTTTCCAACCTCGGCGCCTGCGCTTTGTTTGCCGCCATGTCCGGCTCCTCGCCCGCAACATGTGCAGCCATTGGCAAGATGGGCATCCCCGAGATGCGCAAGCGCGGTTATCCTGATGGCGTCGCCGCAGGCTCCATCGCTGCAGGCGGCACGCTCGGCATCCTGATCCCGCCCTCGGTCACCATGATCGTCTACGGCATCGCGACTGAGACCTCGATCGGCCGCCTGTTCCTGGCCGGTGTGATCCCGGGCTTGATGCTGGTGGGCCTGTTCATGGCCTGGTCGCTCTACTCGACCTGGCGTTCGGGCGATGCCACCCGCCTTGGCTCGGGCAGCTACACCTGGAGCCAACGGTTTGAGATCCTGCCCCGCGTTCTGCCCTTCCTGGCGATCATCCTCGGCGTGCTCTACGCCATGTACGGCGGTATCGCCACGCCGTCCGAGACCGCTGCAGTCGGCGCACTCCTCTGCCTGATGATCGCGATGATCATCTACAAGCTGTGGAACCCGCGCGATCTGTGGGTGGTGCTGCGCGACAGCACCAAGGAAAGCGTGATGATTCTCTTCATCATCGCCGCCGCCGGTGTGTTCTCCTACATGCTGTCATCGCTGTTCATCACCCAGGCGATTGCCGAGTGGATCGGCACGCTGGATGTGAACCGCTGGGTGCTGATGGGGGCGGTCAATGTGTTCCTGCTGATCGCCGGTTTCTTCCTGCCGCCGGTTGCGGTGATCCTGATGGCGGCGCCGATCCTCTTGCCGATCATCACCACCGCCGGCTTTGATCCGATCTGGTTTGCCGTGGTGCTGACCATCAACATGGAAATCGGCCTGATCTCGCCGCCGGTTGGCCTCAACCTCTATGTGATCAACGGCATTGCTCCGGACATCTCGCTGAAGACCATCCTCACCGGCTCGCTGCCCTTCGTGGCCTGCATGGTGGTGGCGATTGTCCTCCTGTGCCTGTTCCCGGGTCTGGCCACGTGGCTGCCCGACCTGGTGATGGGAGCGGCGCTATGA
- a CDS encoding TRAP transporter small permease, with protein MASHSNAAVAHAGNNPFLRLAAALSTLAGWCSAGMIVSAVAITCQMIVVRFVLNGSTIWQTEAVIYLIIAATLVGLPYVQHLRGHVNVDLIPLSLAPRGRFALAVLTAGLSIVIVAIMLWYGFEYWHFAWERGWRSDTVWGVRLWIPYLAIPVGFGLLLLQLVADLVAVLTGIDKPFGLE; from the coding sequence ATGGCCAGCCATAGCAATGCTGCTGTAGCCCACGCCGGTAACAATCCCTTTCTCCGCCTGGCCGCAGCGCTTTCGACCCTTGCGGGCTGGTGCTCGGCCGGCATGATCGTCTCGGCGGTCGCAATCACTTGCCAGATGATCGTGGTGCGTTTTGTGCTGAACGGCTCCACCATCTGGCAGACAGAGGCCGTAATCTATTTGATCATCGCAGCCACCCTGGTGGGGCTGCCTTATGTGCAGCACCTGCGCGGCCATGTGAATGTCGACTTGATCCCGCTATCGCTGGCGCCCCGCGGGCGTTTTGCCCTGGCGGTGCTGACCGCGGGGCTGTCGATCGTCATCGTCGCGATCATGCTCTGGTACGGCTTTGAATACTGGCATTTCGCCTGGGAGCGCGGCTGGCGGTCGGACACCGTCTGGGGCGTGCGCCTGTGGATCCCCTACCTTGCGATCCCCGTCGGCTTCGGCCTGCTGCTACTGCAACTGGTTGCAGATCTGGTGGCCGTGCTGACCGGCATCGATAAACCCTTTGGACTGGAGTAA
- the dctP gene encoding TRAP transporter substrate-binding protein DctP, producing the protein MKSVLKAAVAGLALAAAGSLANATELRLSHQWSNKDIRHQVAQIVADEVAAADVDLNIKIFGSKSLFKPREQYKPLSRGQLDMTVLPLSYAGGQQPAYNLTLMPGLVKNHDHAARLSDSPFMEALEAKMAEDDVMVLVHGYLAGGFAGKDKCITKPEDVKGLQTRAAGKSFEQMLAGANASIASMASSEIYNAMQTGVLQAANTSSSSFVSYRIFEQVSCYTPAGDVALWFMYQPLLMNKRTFDGLSEEQQNTLLTASEKAQAFYLEEAKKQDAASAKIFADAGVEIAEMTAEDFEAWRKLAVETSYQKFVDEVPDGQTLLDLALAVE; encoded by the coding sequence ATGAAATCTGTTTTGAAGGCCGCCGTGGCGGGACTGGCGCTGGCTGCTGCGGGCAGCCTGGCAAACGCAACTGAGCTGCGCCTGTCGCATCAATGGTCCAACAAGGACATCCGTCATCAGGTTGCCCAGATCGTCGCCGATGAGGTGGCTGCTGCGGATGTGGATCTGAACATCAAGATCTTCGGCTCGAAATCGCTATTCAAGCCGCGCGAGCAGTATAAGCCGCTGAGCCGCGGCCAGCTGGATATGACGGTGCTGCCGCTCTCTTATGCAGGCGGCCAGCAGCCCGCCTATAACCTCACCCTGATGCCGGGGCTGGTGAAGAACCACGACCACGCCGCGCGCCTGAGCGACTCGCCCTTCATGGAGGCGCTGGAGGCCAAGATGGCCGAGGATGATGTGATGGTGCTGGTGCATGGCTACCTTGCCGGCGGTTTTGCCGGCAAGGACAAGTGCATCACCAAGCCCGAGGACGTGAAAGGGTTGCAAACCCGGGCCGCCGGCAAGTCGTTTGAACAGATGCTGGCCGGTGCAAACGCATCGATTGCTTCAATGGCCTCGTCTGAGATCTACAACGCCATGCAGACCGGCGTCCTGCAGGCCGCGAATACATCCTCCTCGTCGTTTGTTTCCTACCGAATCTTCGAGCAGGTCAGCTGCTACACCCCCGCGGGCGATGTGGCGCTGTGGTTCATGTATCAGCCGCTCTTGATGAACAAGCGCACCTTTGACGGCCTCAGCGAAGAGCAGCAGAACACCCTGCTGACGGCCTCGGAAAAGGCGCAGGCCTTCTATCTGGAGGAAGCCAAGAAGCAGGACGCCGCCTCGGCCAAGATTTTTGCCGATGCCGGTGTCGAGATCGCCGAGATGACGGCGGAGGATTTCGAAGCCTGGCGCAAGCTGGCGGTGGAGACCTCTTATCAGAAGTTCGTCGATGAGGTTCCGGACGGGCAGACACTGCTCGACCTGGCGCTGGCAGTTGAGTGA
- a CDS encoding GntR family transcriptional regulator, giving the protein MEQRRADNIAEQLEELIFNGTFPDGERLDEVRLAEQFGVSRTPLREAFQRLALSGLVELIPRRGAFVRQPGPVELMEMFEVMAELEAVCGRLAALRISEAALEELREANSNCQAAVDARDSDAYYAENERFHRIIYQQSGNGFLTQEATKLHKRLKPFRRQQLRFRGRMAQSMAEHEHIVRALEMGTSDLAANTLREHVAVQGEKFHQLMATLKNAAE; this is encoded by the coding sequence ATGGAACAACGCCGCGCCGACAACATCGCCGAGCAGCTGGAGGAGCTGATTTTCAACGGGACTTTTCCCGATGGCGAACGGCTGGACGAAGTCCGGCTAGCAGAGCAGTTCGGCGTCTCGCGCACGCCGCTTCGCGAAGCCTTTCAACGGCTTGCCCTGTCTGGCCTGGTCGAACTGATCCCGCGCCGCGGCGCCTTTGTGCGCCAGCCCGGACCGGTGGAGCTAATGGAGATGTTCGAGGTGATGGCAGAGCTGGAGGCGGTTTGCGGCCGACTGGCTGCTCTACGGATCTCGGAAGCGGCGCTAGAGGAGCTGAGGGAGGCCAATTCGAACTGCCAAGCCGCAGTCGATGCTCGTGACTCAGATGCCTATTATGCCGAGAACGAGCGGTTTCACAGAATCATCTACCAGCAGTCGGGCAACGGTTTCTTGACCCAGGAAGCTACTAAACTGCACAAACGGCTGAAACCGTTCCGTCGCCAGCAGCTGCGTTTCCGCGGCCGGATGGCACAGTCAATGGCCGAACATGAACATATCGTTCGGGCGCTGGAAATGGGTACGTCAGACCTTGCTGCCAATACACTGCGGGAGCACGTGGCCGTCCAAGGTGAGAAGTTCCATCAGCTGATGGCCACTTTAAAGAATGCCGCTGAATAG
- a CDS encoding FAD-binding oxidoreductase, giving the protein MTPYEQVLAELPAEIVVNDKDIINGYTTDFRKKYTGESPALLRPRSTEEVASIVKLCNLHSVALVPVGGNTGYCGGATPDVSGQQLLISLQRMNKIREVDADNLSITVDAGCILSEIHEAAEQENLMFPLSLGSQQSCQIGGNISTNAGGVSAVRYGITRDLVLGLEVVLPDGQVLSNLSPLRKDNRGYALHQLLIGAEGSLGIVTGASLRLFLPAASRVTAFLAINEISDLMPLLAKAQRYTGEAVTSFEYISGASLDLLFAGKPELRRPIQTPSEHFVLIEAASSSPILGLDQAIEAFFEDGMSGETIVDGVIATSEQQRQDFWNLREHIPEGEVLNGGSVKHDVSVRISDMARFIELGSDLVHRYGQGARLSVYGHVGDGNVHFNVLAPEGAESPAYLDEVSAKVSPCIYDLVAKLDGSFSAEYGLGQDKLPLDQIYGDPIKRQFMNALKNAFDPLSVMNPGKVVNGHTGTHLK; this is encoded by the coding sequence ATGACTCCATATGAACAAGTGCTGGCGGAGCTGCCGGCAGAGATCGTGGTGAACGACAAAGACATAATCAACGGTTACACAACTGACTTCCGGAAGAAGTATACCGGCGAAAGCCCCGCACTGCTGCGACCCCGTTCGACAGAGGAAGTGGCCTCAATTGTCAAACTTTGCAATCTGCACAGCGTCGCCCTTGTCCCGGTCGGCGGCAACACAGGATATTGCGGCGGCGCGACCCCGGACGTAAGCGGCCAGCAACTGCTGATCAGCTTGCAGCGCATGAACAAGATCCGGGAGGTGGATGCCGACAACCTCTCGATCACTGTTGATGCGGGATGCATTCTCTCTGAGATCCATGAAGCGGCGGAACAGGAGAACTTGATGTTCCCCTTGTCGCTTGGCTCTCAGCAATCGTGCCAAATTGGCGGGAACATTTCGACAAATGCCGGAGGGGTTTCGGCAGTTCGCTACGGGATTACCCGGGACCTGGTTCTGGGCCTCGAGGTCGTGCTGCCGGATGGCCAAGTGCTCAGCAACCTGTCCCCGCTGCGGAAGGACAATCGAGGGTATGCGTTGCACCAGCTTCTGATTGGCGCTGAAGGCTCGCTCGGTATCGTTACAGGAGCCTCTTTGCGTCTGTTTTTGCCCGCGGCGAGTCGCGTCACTGCCTTTCTGGCGATCAATGAGATCAGTGATTTGATGCCGCTCTTGGCAAAAGCTCAGCGGTATACAGGTGAGGCGGTCACGTCGTTCGAATACATCTCTGGTGCATCTCTCGACCTTCTCTTTGCCGGCAAACCTGAATTGCGCCGCCCCATTCAAACTCCTTCCGAACATTTTGTGCTGATCGAGGCCGCATCGTCCTCCCCGATTCTGGGCCTCGACCAGGCCATCGAAGCGTTTTTTGAGGATGGAATGTCCGGCGAAACAATCGTGGACGGTGTCATTGCAACAAGCGAACAGCAAAGACAGGACTTTTGGAACCTGCGTGAACACATCCCCGAAGGTGAAGTGCTCAACGGCGGCTCAGTGAAGCATGATGTTTCTGTTCGTATCTCTGATATGGCCAGGTTCATTGAACTTGGCTCCGATCTCGTCCATCGGTACGGGCAGGGAGCCCGCCTTTCTGTTTACGGCCATGTTGGGGATGGCAATGTACACTTCAACGTGCTTGCCCCGGAAGGTGCCGAGTCTCCAGCCTACCTCGATGAAGTGAGTGCAAAGGTTTCCCCCTGCATTTATGACCTCGTCGCAAAACTCGACGGCTCATTCAGCGCTGAATACGGACTTGGGCAGGACAAGCTGCCACTTGATCAAATCTATGGAGACCCGATCAAACGGCAATTCATGAACGCATTGAAGAATGCCTTTGACCCTCTAAGTGTCATGAACCCAGGCAAAGTGGTTAATGGTCACACAGGTACTCATTTGAAGTAA
- the dctP gene encoding TRAP transporter substrate-binding protein DctP, with translation MKTFLKYLAAGSVALQLAAPAFAADMRLKFAGVFPVDHQGSKMMEQVKADIEAANVGLKISVFPANQLGSGEALLEDVARGNIDFAAAFLYADTDPRLEILSMPFLVSDWDEMNSVMRDLDSEFNTIIQETLSDHGVRLLGQNPEGFVGIVATEEPANWNNFDAKNMNIRVWSSNVVKSMVETLGYQATTMSWGDIFPAIQSGIVDGAICCTKTATYSIFAKSDVGSHFVQYNSIPENTSYYVSEKTWEELNEAQRDVVQTAFTKASDDFFAYNRENDAVFEQKLVESGYTILKLSPEEQEAMASKVRTEIWPMLEDSVGKDNIDRLLSSLN, from the coding sequence ATGAAAACATTCCTGAAATATCTGGCAGCTGGATCTGTTGCATTGCAGCTTGCCGCGCCCGCATTTGCCGCCGATATGCGGCTGAAGTTCGCCGGGGTTTTCCCGGTAGATCACCAGGGTTCCAAAATGATGGAACAGGTCAAAGCAGACATTGAGGCCGCTAACGTGGGCCTGAAAATCTCCGTTTTCCCGGCCAACCAGCTCGGATCCGGCGAAGCCCTGCTCGAAGATGTCGCGCGCGGGAACATCGATTTTGCCGCTGCATTTCTGTATGCAGACACCGACCCGCGTCTTGAAATCCTGTCCATGCCGTTTCTTGTGAGCGATTGGGACGAGATGAACTCGGTTATGCGCGACCTGGATTCCGAGTTCAACACCATCATTCAAGAAACCCTTTCTGACCATGGTGTGCGCCTGCTCGGTCAAAACCCGGAAGGTTTTGTCGGCATCGTGGCCACTGAAGAACCGGCCAACTGGAACAACTTCGACGCCAAAAACATGAACATTCGTGTTTGGTCCTCAAATGTCGTGAAGTCGATGGTCGAGACCCTGGGCTACCAAGCGACAACCATGTCTTGGGGCGACATCTTCCCTGCAATCCAGTCTGGCATTGTTGATGGCGCAATCTGCTGCACGAAGACAGCAACTTACTCGATCTTTGCAAAGAGCGACGTGGGTTCGCATTTCGTCCAGTACAATTCGATCCCCGAGAACACCTCCTACTACGTTTCGGAAAAGACCTGGGAAGAGCTGAACGAAGCGCAGCGTGATGTCGTGCAAACGGCCTTCACCAAGGCTTCGGATGACTTCTTCGCTTACAACCGTGAAAACGATGCGGTCTTCGAGCAGAAGCTGGTCGAAAGCGGCTACACCATTCTGAAGTTGTCCCCGGAAGAGCAGGAGGCCATGGCCAGCAAGGTACGCACCGAAATCTGGCCCATGCTTGAAGACAGCGTCGGTAAGGATAACATCGATCGCCTTCTGTCCAGCCTGAACTAA
- a CDS encoding TRAP transporter small permease, with amino-acid sequence MMRWIVILSGFLMSVTFFLVVIIRYGFNGDLFAYEEWLLTACFWGFFAGSALASERGHHINADILGIIITNPRLRWWRRLIVLTIELVVTAAILYWGYLMLAEELAKYPIWKTTPALKIPYFAWRVSIFLGFFFMTIFAAAYLYAHIRGIEIDYGDDTDAEDMNKKEEADQ; translated from the coding sequence ATGATGCGCTGGATCGTGATCCTCAGCGGATTTCTGATGTCAGTCACGTTTTTTCTGGTCGTGATCATCAGATATGGTTTCAACGGTGATCTGTTCGCCTATGAGGAATGGCTGCTGACAGCCTGTTTCTGGGGGTTCTTTGCTGGATCAGCTTTGGCCTCCGAACGCGGACACCACATCAATGCAGACATCCTCGGGATCATTATCACAAACCCCAGGCTGCGATGGTGGCGCCGACTGATCGTGCTGACCATTGAATTGGTGGTGACCGCAGCCATTCTCTACTGGGGGTATCTGATGCTGGCCGAGGAACTGGCCAAATACCCGATCTGGAAAACCACCCCGGCCCTGAAGATCCCATACTTCGCTTGGCGGGTCTCAATCTTCCTTGGCTTCTTCTTCATGACGATTTTTGCCGCGGCGTATCTCTACGCGCACATCAGAGGCATCGAAATTGACTACGGGGACGACACGGACGCCGAAGACATGAACAAGAAAGAGGAGGCTGATCAATGA
- a CDS encoding TRAP transporter large permease, with protein sequence MIIAGSLVIICGMLLLGVSVYVAFGAVLLFLAAMGGHEVSGYLPSGSTKLRSLVLLAIPLFMIAGTIMERGKIAAPLVSLAELFIGHLKGGLSAATVLACGIFGSISGAANATLTCIGSIMMPHLRRANYPEGQSAALIVCASPLGLLIPPSGNHILYGWVAQQSVLKCFLSTVVPALILITLLIAVNQFMLRKYDDIELLERPQEFGMAFRQKATLAFPALLMPLIILGGIYGGIMTPTEAAGVAVVYAIPVAIYVYRGLTWRALVEALTDSGVIIGVVMVMIFMVLIVSKFLIFEDIPNIAKDLVYSVSDNPIVILLMVNLVMILIGMLMDDISGLLLSTPILLPIVQGVGMDPIHFAAVLGVNLGMANITPPTAPLLYLGAKITKTPVSSMLLPTLIFIIFAWLPTLALTTFVPEIALWLPELLLG encoded by the coding sequence ATGATCATTGCAGGCAGTCTGGTCATTATCTGCGGCATGCTGCTGCTGGGTGTTAGCGTTTATGTGGCATTTGGTGCGGTTCTTCTTTTCCTTGCGGCCATGGGAGGGCACGAAGTTTCGGGCTACCTGCCGTCGGGTTCGACGAAACTGCGATCCCTGGTTCTGCTGGCGATCCCTCTCTTTATGATTGCCGGGACAATCATGGAGCGCGGCAAAATCGCGGCTCCGCTTGTCAGCCTTGCCGAACTGTTCATCGGCCACCTGAAAGGCGGGTTGAGCGCAGCAACCGTTCTGGCATGCGGGATCTTCGGATCCATTTCCGGTGCCGCCAATGCGACGCTGACCTGTATCGGCAGCATCATGATGCCGCATCTTCGCCGCGCGAATTACCCCGAAGGGCAATCGGCCGCGCTGATCGTATGCGCAAGCCCCTTGGGCCTTCTGATCCCGCCCAGCGGAAACCATATTCTCTATGGCTGGGTGGCGCAGCAATCGGTGCTCAAGTGCTTTCTGTCGACAGTCGTCCCTGCGCTTATTCTGATAACTCTGCTTATCGCTGTGAACCAGTTCATGCTGCGCAAATATGATGATATCGAATTGCTGGAGCGCCCGCAGGAATTTGGCATGGCATTCCGGCAAAAGGCGACTCTGGCCTTTCCAGCTTTGCTGATGCCGCTCATTATTCTGGGGGGCATCTACGGCGGTATCATGACACCGACAGAAGCCGCCGGCGTTGCGGTCGTCTACGCTATTCCTGTGGCAATCTATGTCTACCGCGGCCTGACTTGGCGGGCTCTGGTTGAAGCGTTGACGGATTCAGGTGTGATCATCGGCGTCGTCATGGTGATGATCTTCATGGTGCTGATTGTCAGCAAGTTCCTGATCTTTGAGGATATCCCGAACATCGCAAAGGATCTGGTCTACTCTGTGTCAGACAACCCGATTGTGATCCTGCTGATGGTCAACCTGGTCATGATCCTGATCGGTATGCTGATGGACGACATTTCTGGCCTGCTGCTGTCGACACCGATCCTGCTGCCGATTGTGCAGGGAGTTGGAATGGACCCGATCCATTTTGCCGCTGTGCTGGGGGTCAACCTTGGAATGGCGAACATTACGCCGCCTACTGCCCCCTTGCTGTACCTCGGCGCGAAAATCACCAAGACACCAGTTTCCAGCATGCTGCTGCCGACGCTGATTTTCATCATCTTCGCGTGGCTTCCAACCCTGGCTCTGACGACATTTGTTCCGGAGATCGCTCTTTGGTTGCCCGAGCTGCTTTTGGGGTGA
- a CDS encoding Xaa-Pro peptidase family protein yields the protein MLEHQTRFSALEEKIKKAGLDAFLISTKDSIFYFTGFRYEPFERPFFIVVRPGNQPVFLTPRIEAENMATIAVPHLIVEYIDYPAPAGGSYIEALQTVLSADANIGVEMSITGELMVALSSWSPQVLPYVEQLRMVKSPYEVAAIRKAAKYSDRGLKLAMDLARHGGRIADTDKANSLLREEIAQQEGYLDPYISNIWQGIWSAPFSAQPHRFPEPSDTLIEGPNVGLSFLRVNGYSAETERTFFVTSPRKEDAEVFNTMVEAGKIGFAALRPGVSCHDVDHKVMEFLRAEGFGNNLLHRTGHGIGMGGHEGPWVAEGSDDVLQENMVISIEPGIYWRGQGGFRHSDTVLITNDGYEMLTDMPHDIASMTLGS from the coding sequence ATGCTCGAACACCAAACCCGCTTCTCCGCTCTCGAAGAGAAAATCAAGAAGGCAGGCCTGGACGCCTTTCTGATTTCGACGAAAGACAGCATCTTTTACTTCACTGGTTTCCGCTACGAACCCTTTGAACGGCCTTTCTTCATTGTCGTCCGTCCGGGTAACCAACCGGTCTTTCTGACACCCCGGATCGAAGCCGAGAACATGGCGACCATCGCTGTGCCGCATCTGATCGTCGAATACATCGACTACCCCGCACCGGCCGGGGGCAGCTATATCGAAGCGCTGCAAACGGTGCTGTCCGCTGATGCAAACATTGGCGTCGAGATGTCGATCACCGGTGAGTTGATGGTCGCGCTGTCCAGCTGGTCGCCTCAGGTCCTGCCTTATGTCGAACAGCTCCGCATGGTCAAAAGCCCTTACGAGGTTGCTGCCATCCGTAAGGCGGCGAAGTATTCAGACCGTGGCCTGAAGCTAGCGATGGATTTGGCCCGCCACGGTGGCCGTATCGCGGACACCGACAAGGCGAACAGTCTGTTGCGAGAGGAAATCGCGCAACAAGAAGGGTATCTTGACCCTTATATTTCAAACATCTGGCAGGGCATTTGGTCCGCACCCTTCAGTGCCCAGCCGCACCGCTTTCCAGAGCCCTCGGACACCCTGATAGAAGGGCCGAATGTCGGTCTCTCTTTCCTGCGTGTGAATGGGTATTCCGCGGAAACTGAACGCACCTTCTTTGTGACCTCTCCCCGCAAAGAAGATGCCGAAGTTTTCAACACCATGGTCGAAGCCGGAAAGATTGGCTTCGCAGCTTTGCGCCCAGGCGTCAGCTGCCACGATGTCGACCACAAGGTGATGGAGTTTCTTCGCGCCGAGGGCTTTGGGAACAATCTCCTGCATCGCACTGGCCATGGGATCGGCATGGGAGGTCACGAAGGCCCCTGGGTTGCCGAAGGCAGTGACGACGTCCTGCAGGAGAACATGGTGATCAGCATCGAGCCAGGCATCTACTGGCGCGGCCAGGGCGGGTTCCGCCACTCGGACACCGTTCTGATCACCAATGACGGCTACGAGATGCTGACCGACATGCCCCATGACATTGCCTCAATGACACTGGGCAGCTGA